The uncultured Eubacteriales bacterium region AACCTCCAGGTCATCGGGCAGCCCCGGCATTTCCCGCTCCTTGAAGACCACCTGCATCTTTACCAGGTTTTCCTGCAGATCGGAGAGGCTCCGCTCGATGAGAACCTTCCCCCGGGAGAGGATACCCACATGGTCGCACACATCCTCCAGCTCGCGCAGGTTATGGGAGGAGACCAGCACCGTGGTGCCATGCTCCGCCACATCGCCCAGAAGGAGGCCCCAGACCTGACGGCGCATGACGGGGTCTAACCCGTCCACCGGTTCGTCCAGCACCAATATCTCAGGGCGGCAGCACAGGGCCAGCCAGAAGGCGGCCTGCTTCTGCATCCCCTTGGATAGGCGGCGGATGGGCTGCTTCTCGTTCACGTTGGTAAACACGTCCCGCAGGGCCTGGTACCGGGATTGGTCAAACTTGGGGTAAAAGCCCCGGTAGAAGGACGCCATATCCTTGGTGGAGGCGGAGAGGAAGTAGTAGAGGTCGTCAGGGATGCCGGAAATGCGGGCCTTCACCGCAGGGTTTTCATAGACGGCCTGGCCGTCCACTGTCACGGAGCCGGAGTCCTGCCGCCACACGCCGGTGACGTGGCGCAAGAGGGTGGACTTGCCCGCGCCGTTGGGCCCCACCAGCCCATAGACCGACCCGGCGGGCACCGTCATGGTGAGGCCGTCCAGGGCGCGGAAACCGTCGAAGCCCTTGACCAGGTCCTTTACTTCAATCATACTGATTCCTCCTTCTTCCCGGCCGCCAGCACCCGCTGGGCCAGTTCCTCCGGGCTCATACCCAGAAAGAGAAGCTCGGCGGCGGTGGCGTCAAATTGACTGAGCAGCGTACCACGCCGCGGCGTGCCGGCGCTAGTGGGAAGGGCGGCGAAGGAACCCTTGCCCGCCTGGGTGGATAGATAGCCCTCCCCCTCCAGACTCTCGTAAGCCCGCTGGATGGTGTTGGGGTTGATGGCAAGGGAGGCGGCCAGGGAACGGACCGAGGGGAACTGCTCTCCGGGCTGTATGGCCCCCGACACGACTAAGTGCCGCAGGCCGTCCTTTACCTGTTCGTAGATGGGACGGGCGTCCCGTGCGTTGAGACTAAACATGGCGGCGTCTCCTTTCAGAGATGGAGAAACTGTATGAGCTGGGATAGTACAGTCAGAATATCAGCCCGCGTCACATATTGTCAACGGGCCAAAACTTAAGATTCTATAACTTTTTGTTTTAAACTTATTTTTTCCACATGACAAACGCTTTATTAGAGGTTATAATGTGGGCACCACATCCCAATGAAGGAGGGCTTTATGGCGATGACCATTGTGGACGAGAAGAACTGGAGCTGTTTTCTGTACTGCATCGGCGGCCTGCTGGCTACGGACGAGGTACAGTCTATGAAGAAGATCCGCCATCATCCCGGTACGTCCTGCTACGAGCACTCGGTCTTCGTCTCCTACACCGCGTTTCGGCTGGCGCGGCGCTGGGGGCTTGACTATCGGGCTGCAGCCCGGGCGGGTCTGCTCCACGACCTCTACTTATACGACCCCCATGACCGCTCGGCTTACCAGGGCAACCAGTGCTTTGCCCACCCCAAGGCTGCCCTCCGCAACGCCGATGCCCTGGTGGGGGGCCTGACCGAGAAGGAGAAGAACATCATCATCTCCCATATGTGGCCCCTGGCCCGGTACATGCCCAGATACAGGGAGGCCTACGTGGTAAACCTGGCCGACAAGCTCTGTGCCACCGCCGAGGTGCTGGGCTACTGGCGGCGCTCCCCCGTGAAGCGCATCGCGATGGCGGCTTAAAGCCCCATGCCGTACTGTCCTCCGGCGATCCCCGAGCGGACCGCCGGAGGACTTTTTTGTCCGATTGTCCACGTCAGAAAGACGGGAAGGCCCGGGCAGTGGCGGGGAAACTTTGTGCAGAATCCTAATCGTAAGCAAAATACGCATAAATTTTGAAATTTACGTGCATTTATGGGAGAGTCTTGCTATAATAGGAACATAGCAGTACATAACCCCACATTTTTTGATCGAGGTGACCTTTATGGAGCCTGCGGGCGCCATTATTTTCCTGCCTAGGGAGGGCGGCAAGGAGCCGACCCTTTTGAAAACACTCCTCTTCCAGCCGGGCGCGGTCTGGCTTGCCGAGGCGTTGAAGGCCCACGGAGTAAAGCGTTTCTTTGTGGTATGCCAGGACGGGGACCGGGAGGCTGTTGCCGCCTGTTTCCCCCAGGATACGGAGCTGGTTACCGAGGGCTCACCCGACGCATCCGAAAAACTCTCCGCCTTTTTGAATGCCCAGGAGGGTGAGGTAGCGGTGCTTACCAGGCCGGCGCTGCTGTCCTATCCCGCGCCGGGGCAAGCGGTTGCGGCTATGAGCGACCACCCGGAGGCTGGGTTATATACCATCTCCGCCGCCGCGCTGGCGCAGGAGCTGGACGAGGGCAAGGAATTTGCTGCCGCCCTCGCAGATCAGGGCAACCGAGAGGGCCTTGCCAAGCAGGCCGTTCCTCTGCTCGATTCCTCCGGCGAGGACTGGATGAGGAATGAGATGTACGCCCGCCAGTTTACCTCCCGGCGGCTCATCAACCAAGGCGTACGCCTGATCGACCCCAATGCCGTCTGTGTCGACCCTACCGTCACCGTGGGCGAAGGCACCGTCATTCTCCCCGGCACCATCCTCCGGGGACGGACAGTTATCGGCAAAAGCTGCGAGATCGGCCCCAACGCCATGATAACCGACTGCACCGTGGGGGACCGCGTGGTGGTCAATGCCTCCCAGCTCAACGAGAGCGTCATTGAGGACGGCGTGAAGATTGGTCCCTTTGCCTACATCCGCCCCAACTGCCACGTGGGGCCGGGGGTCAAGGTGGGGGATTTTGTGGAGCTGAAGAACTCAACCATTGGGCCGGAGACCAAGATCTCCCACCTCACCTATGTGGGTGACTCCGACGTGGGCAGCCATGTGAACTTTGGCTGCGGCACCGTCACCGTGAACTACGACGGCTCCGCGAAATTCCGCACCACCATCGGGGACGGGGCGTTCCTGGGGTGCAACACCAATCTGGTGGCCCCCGTCAAGGTGGGGGTTGGGGCCTATACCGCCGCAGGAAGCACCATCACCGACGATGTGCCGGACGACAGCCTGGCCATCGCCCGCAGTCTCCAGGTCAACAAGAAGCAGTGGGCGCTCAAACGGCGCAAGCGTAATTCATAAGGACGCGCGTTCATCAATTAAAAACCTTTCCCTTCAGCCTGTAGCGTGTATCTGAAATTGTCAAAACGCCGTCTGGCGGGTCTGCCAATTCTCAGATGCGCCCATCCAGGCGGAGGGTTTTATGAAAAGATAAAAAACACGAGAGGATGTTTTAGAAGATGATCGCACATGGTAAGGACATCAAAATCTTCGCTGGCAACTCCAACCGCCCTTTAGCGGAGGCCATCTGCCGTGAGATCGGCCTGGAGCTGGGCAACGCGGAGGTGGGGGCGTTCTCCGATGGGGAGAACTTCGTCTCTATCTACGAGACCGTCCGGGGCAGCGACGTGTTTGTGGTCCAGTCCACTTGCCAGCCCGTCAACGATAACCTGATGGAGATGCTCATCATGATCGACGCGCTGCGCCGGGCCTCCGCCGGGCGCATCACCGCCGTCATTCCCTACTTCGGCTACGCCCGGCAGGACCGCAAAGCCAAGCCCCGTGACCCCATTTCGGCAAAGTTGGTGGCGAATCTGATTACCCGTGCCGGGGCGGATCGGGTACTGACGATGGACCTGCACGCTTCCCAGATCCAGGGCTTCTTTGATATCCCCGTGGACAATCTCTTCGGCAACCCCATCTTCGCCCACCACTTCGCCGAGCGGTTCGGGGACGACCATGACAACACCGTCGTCGTCTCGCCCGACGTGGGTAGCGTTGCCCGGGCCCGCACCTTCGCCCAGAAGCTGGGCATGGGTCTCGCCATCGTGGACAAACGCCGCCAGAAGGCCAACTCCTCTGAGGTCATGAACATCATCGGCGATGTGCGAGACAAGCGGGTCATCCTATTTGATGACATGGTGGACACCGGTGGGTCCCTCTGCGGCGCGGCCCAGGCCCTGGTTGAGCTGGGCGGAGCTACCGAAGTATACGCCTGCGCATCCCATGGCGTCCTCTCCGGCCCGGCGGTGGAGCGCATTGAGAAAAGTGTCATCAAGGAAGTCTTCTTCCTCGACACTATTCCCCCCCGTACCGATGTAAAATGTGATAAGCTCAAATACATCTCGGTGGCCCACCTCTTTGCCGACGCCATCGAGCGAATTTATGAGGAGATCTCGGTCTCCAAGCTCTTCTCCTAAAAAAGAATGACGACAGGAAGGGCGGGGGCTTGCCCCCGCCTGTTTCCGTCTGTGAGGTTTATTATGCTGTTTGGCAAGAAGACGGGGGGCGCCGCGTGGCTATTGGTTTGCCTGGGTAATCCCGGCGACCAATACGAGGGCACCCGCCATAATGTGGGCTTTCAGGTGGCCGATGAGATCGGCGAGCGGGCCCGGATACCCATTCAAACGCTGAAATTCCGTGCCCTCACCAACACCTGCGAGCTGGGGGGCGAAAAAGTCCTGATCATGAAACCGGTGACCTATATGAACCTCTCCGGTGAGGCGGTGCGCCAGGCGGCGGACTTCTACAAGGTCCCGCCGGAGCGGGTGCTGGTGGTGTCGGACGACGTGTCCCTCCCCGTGGGCAAGCTGCGCGTCCGCTCCGGCGGCTCGGCGGGAGGGCACAACGGCCTCAAAAGCATCATCAGTCACCTGGGCAGCGAGGAGTTTCCACGGGTGAAGATTGGGGTGGGGGAGAAACCCCACCCGGACTACGACTTAGCCGACTGGGTACTGGGCAAGTTCACCGGAGAGGACAAAAAGGCCGTGGATGCCGCCGTCAAGCGGGCCGCCGATGCGGTAGAGTGCGTTATCAAGGATGGCATGGACAAGGCCATGAACAAGTATAACTAGAGAGGGGCAGGAGCGTGAAGAGCTGGATCATCGACCATGCGCGGGGATTTTACTGGGGAGTGGTACTTTTCTTTGCGTTTCTGGCCGTTGGCCTCTATGTGGCGGAGGTGGTGAGCGCTCCGGCGGGGCTCGCGCTCTACCTCGCTTGCAGTCTTGGGGCGGCCTTCCTTCTAAATTTCTCGGCGTTTCGGAAGTTAAGGGCCACGATCAAGCAGTTGGACGACGCGTGTGACCCGGTGCCGTTGCTGGAGCTCTCGCGGAGCGTCCTGCGGCAGAACCCCAAGAGCGTCACCTTTGGGTTGAATCTGGGCCTGACACTGATCCTTCTGAACAAAAAGGACGAGAGCAGGACGGTACTCGAACCGCTGGAGGAGAACAGGCGCTTGTGGAAAAAGCCGGCCCTGACTCAGTTGTACTGCATTTGCCGCGCCGACGTAGCGCCTGTGGAGGCGGCGGGCGACTGGCTGGACCGGATGGAGCGCGAGTCGGCCGGGGCGCCTAATATAAAACAAGTCCTGGAGGAGCAGCGGGCCACGCTGGCCCTCCGCCGGGGGGAGACCGAGGGCCTGGAACCCATTTTCCTTGACCGGCTGGAGCGTGCGCAAAATCTTCGAATCATGGTAGCTTGGCATTTTGAACTGGGCAAGCTCTGCCTGCTCCAGGGCCGCAAGGGCGAGGCCGCCGAGCATCTAAACTACGTAGCTGACCAGGGCAACAAGCTCCATATCCGCACCGAGGCGGAGGAGCTGCTGGGAAAGCTTTAGGGCTGCCGCCCGCATAGGCTGCGATGGGCACCTAAGCATATTTGCCTATGAGACCATACAATGCAGACGACACCGCCGTCATCGTCAATCTTTTTGCCCTTATACCCCCGCTGATTTTTAAAATCGGCGGGTTTGTGCGCGTTCTAAATTTCCAAATTTTTCTAAAATAGAGGTGAGCCCATGCGGCAACTGATTTCAGCGGTCTCCGCGGTGCCTGAGTTTCAAACGCTGGCGGCGGCCATCGACAACGGGGCCTGCCCGGTAGCGTTCACGGGCCTGGGACAGGTGCACCGGGCGCATATGGCGGCGGGCATTTGGCAGACCCAGGGGCGCAGTATCGTGGTGATCTGCGCCGATGACACCGAGGCCGAGCGCATGGCGAAGGAGCTGGCCGCCTTCACAGGGGAGGCCGTGCGGACCCTGACGGCCCGTGAGTTCACCTTCCACAACGCGGCGGTGGTCTCCCGTCAATGGGAGCATAAGCGCCTCTCGGTCCTCCGAGCCCTGGCGGCGGGGGAGTGTCCCATTTTGGTGGCTACGGTGGAGGGCCTCTTACAGCGCACCATGCCCAAGACCCTGCTCACCCAGGCTTCTCTCACCCTCCGGCTGGGGCAGAGCTATGACCTGAACGAGCTAACCGAGACGTTGGCCGCCGCCGGGTACTCCCGGTGCGAGCAGGTGGAGGGCGTGGGCCAGTTCGCCATACGGGGCGGCATCCTGGATTTTTTCTCTCCCACCCACGACCAGCCCGTCCGGTGTGAGTTCTTCGGGGACGAGGTGGACTCGCTGGGCCTCTTCGACGTATCCACCCAGCGGCGGACCGAGCAGCTCCAGGAGACCGAGCTCCTGCCCGCCGCCGAGGTGCTGCCCCAGTTCGCCCCCGGTGGATACGCGGGGCTGATTGAGGCGATGGAGGGCCTCATCCATCGTGTAGGCAAACGCCGGGGCGACCAGACCGCCCTTTTAAAAACGCTGGAGGAGGATCGGGAGCGCCTGGCCCAGACCACCTCCTTCCCGGCCCTGGACCGTTATTTGGCCTTGGTTTATCCCCAGATGGCGACGGCGGCGGACTACCTGCCCGAGGACGCGGCGGTCTTTTTCTCCGAGAGCCCCCGGGTGGCCGAGCGGGCGAAAAACTACCTCTGGCAGCTGGACGAGGATGCCAAGGCGCTGATGGAGAGCGGCCTGCTGGCCGGGGAGCTGGCAAGCTTCGCCCGAAACTTTGAGGAGCTGTGCGGTGTGCTGGACGGGTGGCCAGTGGGCTATCTCGACTCCTTCGTAGGGGCCCAGTACCCCCGGAAGCCCCGGACCCTGCTGAACATGCTTGCAAAGCAGCTCCCCAGCTATGGGGCAAGCCTTGAGACCGCCGTATCCGACCTGAGCCATTACATGGGCGAAGGGTTCGCCACGGTGGTGCTGGTATCCAGCGAGCAGCGGGCGCTAAATCTCCAGAGCTTATTGAGAGAACAAAAACTCCGCTC contains the following coding sequences:
- a CDS encoding ABC transporter, ATP-binding protein; the encoded protein is MIEVKDLVKGFDGFRALDGLTMTVPAGSVYGLVGPNGAGKSTLLRHVTGVWRQDSGSVTVDGQAVYENPAVKARISGIPDDLYYFLSASTKDMASFYRGFYPKFDQSRYQALRDVFTNVNEKQPIRRLSKGMQKQAAFWLALCCRPEILVLDEPVDGLDPVMRRQVWGLLLGDVAEHGTTVLVSSHNLRELEDVCDHVGILSRGKVLIERSLSDLQENLVKMQVVFKEREMPGLPDDLEVLNVSQVGRIHTLIVRGSAAEVTNRLAVYAPILMEALPLTLEEIFIYELGGEDYAVREIVL
- a CDS encoding Transcriptional regulator, GntR family translates to MFSLNARDARPIYEQVKDGLRHLVVSGAIQPGEQFPSVRSLAASLAINPNTIQRAYESLEGEGYLSTQAGKGSFAALPTSAGTPRRGTLLSQFDATAAELLFLGMSPEELAQRVLAAGKKEESV
- a CDS encoding HD domain protein is translated as MAMTIVDEKNWSCFLYCIGGLLATDEVQSMKKIRHHPGTSCYEHSVFVSYTAFRLARRWGLDYRAAARAGLLHDLYLYDPHDRSAYQGNQCFAHPKAALRNADALVGGLTEKEKNIIISHMWPLARYMPRYREAYVVNLADKLCATAEVLGYWRRSPVKRIAMAA
- a CDS encoding UDP-N-acetylglucosamine diphosphorylase/glucosamine-1-phosphate N-acetyltransferase encodes the protein MEPAGAIIFLPREGGKEPTLLKTLLFQPGAVWLAEALKAHGVKRFFVVCQDGDREAVAACFPQDTELVTEGSPDASEKLSAFLNAQEGEVAVLTRPALLSYPAPGQAVAAMSDHPEAGLYTISAAALAQELDEGKEFAAALADQGNREGLAKQAVPLLDSSGEDWMRNEMYARQFTSRRLINQGVRLIDPNAVCVDPTVTVGEGTVILPGTILRGRTVIGKSCEIGPNAMITDCTVGDRVVVNASQLNESVIEDGVKIGPFAYIRPNCHVGPGVKVGDFVELKNSTIGPETKISHLTYVGDSDVGSHVNFGCGTVTVNYDGSAKFRTTIGDGAFLGCNTNLVAPVKVGVGAYTAAGSTITDDVPDDSLAIARSLQVNKKQWALKRRKRNS
- the prsA gene encoding phosphoribosylpyrophosphate synthase (Evidence 2a : Function of homologous gene experimentally demonstrated in an other organism; PubMedId : 3009477, 9298646; Product type e : enzyme) translates to MIAHGKDIKIFAGNSNRPLAEAICREIGLELGNAEVGAFSDGENFVSIYETVRGSDVFVVQSTCQPVNDNLMEMLIMIDALRRASAGRITAVIPYFGYARQDRKAKPRDPISAKLVANLITRAGADRVLTMDLHASQIQGFFDIPVDNLFGNPIFAHHFAERFGDDHDNTVVVSPDVGSVARARTFAQKLGMGLAIVDKRRQKANSSEVMNIIGDVRDKRVILFDDMVDTGGSLCGAAQALVELGGATEVYACASHGVLSGPAVERIEKSVIKEVFFLDTIPPRTDVKCDKLKYISVAHLFADAIERIYEEISVSKLFS
- the pth gene encoding peptidyl-tRNA hydrolase (Evidence 2a : Function of homologous gene experimentally demonstrated in an other organism; PubMedId : 9144799, 9303320; Product type e : enzyme), with product MLFGKKTGGAAWLLVCLGNPGDQYEGTRHNVGFQVADEIGERARIPIQTLKFRALTNTCELGGEKVLIMKPVTYMNLSGEAVRQAADFYKVPPERVLVVSDDVSLPVGKLRVRSGGSAGGHNGLKSIISHLGSEEFPRVKIGVGEKPHPDYDLADWVLGKFTGEDKKAVDAAVKRAADAVECVIKDGMDKAMNKYN
- a CDS encoding putative PE_PGRS family protein (Evidence 3 : Function proposed based on presence of conserved amino acid motif, structural feature or limited homology), whose protein sequence is MKSWIIDHARGFYWGVVLFFAFLAVGLYVAEVVSAPAGLALYLACSLGAAFLLNFSAFRKLRATIKQLDDACDPVPLLELSRSVLRQNPKSVTFGLNLGLTLILLNKKDESRTVLEPLEENRRLWKKPALTQLYCICRADVAPVEAAGDWLDRMERESAGAPNIKQVLEEQRATLALRRGETEGLEPIFLDRLERAQNLRIMVAWHFELGKLCLLQGRKGEAAEHLNYVADQGNKLHIRTEAEELLGKL